In the genome of Afifella aestuarii, one region contains:
- a CDS encoding xylulokinase, whose protein sequence is MTRVLAIDLGGSALKACLFEADGSVVASANVETGFEERAPGHSEQEPALWWEALKSACERISSESVGGLGGIAAVALCGFTRTQVFLDQAGKSVRPALGFRDSRAESALATARRNEALDADGVLAGLNAFHPTARLLWLKENEAENWERTHLVLEPKDYLNLQLTGIARSDHVSQHWLAQSLAGGDASIAARLGLERALLPPLGQPEDIVGQVREGLPGALGALAGAKVLCGSNDSWTAVAGLGGLKSGSAYCISGSSEVFGLLSHRRGEAEGLITIPWGEKLWHLGGPGQNGANLLSWIVDGLDATPRPFQERLAALLGEPENPRPLLFHPYLHGERTPFWDGDLAASFLGMTSGHGRGDLVRAVMQGVGFLNRTVLERAETATGLAAEAVRMAGGGTKSPLWNQMRADILGRPVLVSRHVEMGLAGCFALCRVALGFAQNIGAAAPEEDFTSYLPNAAEHAHYDALYALFTEMHEPVAHAARSLEKLRRRAS, encoded by the coding sequence ATGACACGCGTCCTGGCGATTGATCTCGGGGGCTCGGCTCTCAAGGCTTGCCTGTTCGAGGCGGACGGGTCGGTCGTGGCAAGTGCGAATGTCGAGACGGGTTTCGAGGAACGGGCGCCGGGGCATTCCGAGCAGGAGCCGGCGCTGTGGTGGGAGGCTCTGAAGAGCGCCTGCGAACGGATCTCAAGCGAGAGCGTGGGTGGGCTCGGCGGCATTGCGGCGGTGGCGCTGTGCGGTTTCACGCGCACGCAGGTCTTTCTCGATCAAGCGGGAAAGAGTGTGCGCCCGGCGCTCGGCTTCCGCGATTCGCGCGCTGAAAGCGCGCTGGCGACGGCGAGGAGGAACGAGGCTCTCGACGCCGACGGAGTGCTCGCAGGCCTCAATGCCTTCCATCCGACCGCACGTCTTCTCTGGTTGAAGGAGAACGAGGCGGAGAATTGGGAAAGAACCCACCTTGTTCTGGAGCCAAAGGATTATCTCAATCTGCAACTGACGGGCATCGCCCGTTCCGACCATGTGTCGCAGCATTGGCTGGCACAATCATTGGCCGGCGGCGATGCCTCTATCGCCGCGCGCCTCGGCCTTGAACGCGCTCTTCTTCCCCCGCTCGGGCAGCCGGAAGACATTGTCGGCCAGGTGCGCGAAGGGCTGCCGGGGGCGCTGGGCGCCCTTGCGGGAGCCAAAGTCCTGTGCGGTTCCAACGACAGCTGGACCGCGGTCGCCGGTCTCGGGGGGCTCAAGAGCGGGAGCGCCTATTGTATTTCCGGCTCTTCGGAGGTTTTCGGCCTGCTGTCGCATCGGCGCGGCGAGGCCGAAGGGCTGATCACCATCCCCTGGGGAGAGAAGCTCTGGCATCTGGGTGGGCCAGGCCAGAACGGCGCCAACCTTCTCAGTTGGATCGTCGATGGACTCGATGCGACGCCTCGACCGTTCCAGGAACGGCTGGCGGCGCTTCTGGGCGAGCCTGAAAATCCGCGCCCGCTTCTGTTTCACCCGTATCTGCACGGAGAGCGCACACCGTTCTGGGACGGCGACCTTGCGGCCTCCTTTCTCGGCATGACGTCCGGCCATGGACGGGGCGACCTCGTGCGTGCCGTCATGCAAGGCGTCGGCTTCCTCAACCGCACCGTGCTGGAGCGGGCGGAGACGGCGACAGGCCTTGCCGCGGAAGCCGTTCGCATGGCCGGAGGCGGCACGAAAAGCCCGCTCTGGAATCAAATGCGCGCCGATATCCTCGGCCGTCCTGTCCTTGTCTCCCGCCACGTCGAGATGGGGCTTGCCGGCTGCTTCGCCCTTTGTCGGGTCGCTCTTGGGTTTGCGCAGAACATCGGCGCAGCCGCACCCGAGGAAGACTTCACCTCCTACCTGCCGAACGCGGCGGAGCATGCGCATTACGATGCGCTCTATGCCCTTTTCACCGAGATGCATGAGCCGGTGGCACATGCGGCCCGGTCTCTCGAGAAGCTTCGCCGGAGGGCGAGTTGA
- a CDS encoding DUF3422 family protein, producing the protein MNPQPFPEHPQREYLIRELHARPSEPMRAPLRISQFAALSGEKSLEADREHLARLCARLGGAAPSSEAKHHTSEFGGLTVKWERHTEFCSYTFFRRAHFTHPFEDTVIEELPRDWLAEVPGEVLSAVHLAIIPENVEMPSPEEISLRHFNGNPLIGNAVAGGKALVWADFRLHSDHFTRILIQDKGLEERHAGRTVQRLVELNTYRALALLALPIAQEATPRLRSVDEALADISARMADRADQTSDADLLRHLSQLSAEIESVAARTSYRFGASRAYYQLVKQRLRDLRLERMDEVLTIDGFLDRRMGPAMATCESAEERQEALAQRAARVGSLLRARVEVELEEQNRDLLKNMDERARVQLKLQETVEGLSVVAISYYAIGLVGYLIKAAESAGTPINVGLATGLAVPFVAGLVWFGVRRARRAAAKKTPDED; encoded by the coding sequence ATGAACCCACAACCTTTCCCTGAGCATCCGCAACGGGAATATCTGATCCGCGAGCTGCATGCGCGGCCGTCGGAGCCGATGCGCGCGCCATTGCGGATCTCGCAATTCGCCGCCCTGTCGGGCGAAAAGAGCCTGGAGGCCGACCGGGAGCATCTGGCGCGCCTTTGCGCCCGTCTTGGCGGTGCTGCGCCCTCGAGCGAGGCGAAGCACCATACCTCCGAGTTTGGTGGCCTCACCGTGAAATGGGAGCGCCATACGGAATTCTGCTCCTACACCTTCTTCCGGCGGGCGCATTTCACTCACCCTTTTGAAGACACTGTCATCGAGGAATTGCCGCGCGACTGGCTGGCAGAAGTGCCGGGAGAGGTCCTGTCGGCGGTGCATTTGGCGATCATCCCGGAGAATGTGGAGATGCCGAGCCCGGAGGAGATTTCGCTCCGGCATTTCAATGGCAATCCCCTGATCGGAAATGCCGTGGCTGGCGGCAAGGCTCTGGTCTGGGCCGATTTCCGCCTGCATTCCGACCATTTCACGCGCATCCTCATCCAGGACAAGGGGCTCGAGGAGCGCCATGCCGGCCGCACGGTGCAACGGCTCGTCGAGCTCAACACCTATCGCGCGCTTGCGCTCCTTGCTTTGCCGATTGCCCAGGAGGCGACGCCGCGGCTGCGCTCCGTCGACGAGGCGCTCGCCGATATCAGCGCGCGCATGGCCGACCGGGCCGATCAGACGAGCGACGCCGATCTTCTTCGGCACCTGTCACAGCTCTCGGCCGAAATCGAGAGCGTGGCGGCACGCACCAGCTATCGCTTCGGTGCCTCGCGCGCCTACTACCAACTCGTCAAGCAGCGACTGCGTGATCTGCGTCTGGAGCGCATGGACGAGGTGCTGACCATCGATGGCTTTCTGGACCGACGCATGGGACCGGCGATGGCCACCTGCGAATCGGCCGAGGAGCGCCAGGAGGCGCTGGCGCAACGCGCCGCGCGTGTTGGCAGCCTTTTGCGGGCACGTGTCGAGGTGGAGCTCGAAGAGCAGAATCGCGACCTTTTGAAGAACATGGACGAGCGCGCGCGCGTTCAGCTCAAGCTGCAGGAGACGGTCGAAGGCCTGTCGGTGGTGGCGATCAGCTATTACGCCATCGGTCTCGTCGGCTATCTCATCAAGGCCGCTGAAAGTGCAGGCACGCCGATCAATGTTGGTCTGGCGACGGGTCTTGCGGTGCCGTTTGTAGCAGGTCTCGTGTGGTTCGGGGTCCGCCGGGCACGGCGTGCAGCTGCCAAAAAGACCCCCGACGAGGATTAA
- a CDS encoding permease, with the protein MSASGFADSTAPGSGRRSSPLLWYLGTVAAFALWVGVYMGLEPAAEAITHLLPVARESRLGEALAFFLYDTPKVLMLLALVVFVMGVVQSFFSPEKTRAFLSGRREGAGNLMAAGLGILTPFCSCSAIPLFIGFVQAGIPLGVTFSFLIAAPMVNEVALGLLFGLVGWQVALLYLAFGLGVAIVSGWVIGRLHIESWLQDWVRELNATGGCCRVPEDEITGVERLREGLASMREIVGRVWLWILVGIAVGAGIHGYVPAELMARIMGAEAWWSVPAAIGLGIPMYSNAAGIIPVVEALLDKGAALGTTLAFMMAVLALSLPEIVILRKVLKGKLIAVFVAIVGTGIFSVGFLFNFLFG; encoded by the coding sequence ATGAGCGCCTCCGGCTTTGCAGACAGCACTGCGCCGGGATCAGGCCGGCGCTCCTCGCCACTCCTGTGGTATCTTGGCACCGTCGCAGCGTTCGCGCTGTGGGTCGGCGTTTATATGGGCCTCGAGCCGGCCGCCGAAGCGATCACGCATCTCCTCCCTGTGGCACGGGAAAGCCGGCTCGGCGAGGCGCTCGCCTTCTTTCTCTACGACACGCCGAAAGTGCTGATGCTGTTGGCGCTCGTGGTTTTCGTGATGGGGGTGGTGCAATCTTTCTTCTCGCCCGAGAAGACGCGGGCCTTTCTGTCGGGTCGGCGCGAGGGGGCCGGCAACCTCATGGCGGCTGGGCTCGGCATCCTGACGCCCTTTTGCTCCTGTTCCGCCATTCCGCTCTTCATCGGTTTCGTTCAGGCCGGCATCCCGCTCGGCGTTACCTTCTCGTTCCTGATCGCCGCGCCGATGGTGAACGAGGTGGCGCTTGGCCTTCTCTTCGGTCTGGTCGGCTGGCAGGTGGCACTCCTCTATCTCGCCTTCGGACTTGGCGTCGCAATCGTGTCGGGTTGGGTCATCGGCCGCCTGCACATCGAATCCTGGCTGCAGGACTGGGTGCGCGAGTTGAATGCGACGGGCGGCTGCTGCCGCGTGCCAGAGGACGAGATCACCGGCGTTGAGCGTCTCCGCGAGGGCCTTGCCTCCATGAGGGAGATCGTCGGCCGAGTGTGGCTGTGGATTCTCGTCGGTATCGCTGTCGGCGCCGGCATTCACGGCTATGTGCCGGCGGAGCTGATGGCGCGCATCATGGGTGCGGAGGCCTGGTGGTCGGTGCCGGCTGCAATCGGGCTCGGCATTCCGATGTATTCCAATGCTGCGGGTATCATACCCGTGGTGGAAGCGCTTCTCGATAAGGGCGCCGCCCTCGGCACGACACTCGCCTTCATGATGGCGGTTCTGGCGCTCTCGCTGCCGGAGATCGTCATTCTGAGAAAGGTGCTGAAGGGAAAGCTCATCGCCGTCTTCGTCGCCATCGTCGGGACGGGCATCTTCAGCGTCGGCTTCCTGTTCAATTTCCTGTTCGGATAA
- a CDS encoding sugar ABC transporter substrate-binding protein yields the protein MKLRLLLSLGVVAFAVTRAVSAQAFELGVVAFQMSSETHARVANAVEAAAREKGWDVVVLNSNGTLQTHSEQIENLVQSGVDGIVLAMSKPVEFDAQMQEVKDAGIPLITVMSGASPNALFDIQVNEYAVGSESALYLLGQLGYEGSILTDRFESNVGTRIRGKVLDVVLSENQAVKEVGSHSMARTKSWQEDVRNGMNALIMQNAGSFDGIWASFDGQAFIIDDLLKQQGMQKGDVVLVSTDGGPETFRRIKSPDSMLMATVAIPFEAMGEAAVDAMQKIAVEGAEKETITSGPYLYMKADLVDQSNVDNFIKE from the coding sequence ATGAAACTCAGATTGCTGCTTTCGCTCGGCGTCGTCGCCTTCGCGGTGACGCGCGCGGTGTCCGCCCAGGCCTTCGAGCTCGGCGTCGTCGCCTTTCAGATGTCGTCGGAGACGCATGCCCGCGTCGCCAATGCCGTCGAAGCCGCCGCGAGAGAAAAAGGCTGGGACGTCGTCGTGCTGAATTCCAACGGCACGCTGCAGACGCATTCCGAGCAGATCGAGAACCTCGTCCAAAGTGGCGTCGACGGCATCGTGCTCGCCATGTCGAAGCCCGTCGAGTTCGACGCGCAGATGCAAGAGGTGAAGGACGCCGGCATCCCGCTGATCACGGTCATGAGCGGGGCCAGCCCGAATGCGCTTTTCGATATTCAGGTCAATGAGTACGCCGTCGGCTCTGAATCGGCGCTCTATCTTCTGGGGCAGCTCGGCTATGAGGGCTCGATCCTGACGGACCGCTTCGAATCCAATGTCGGCACGCGCATCCGCGGCAAGGTGCTTGACGTCGTCTTGAGCGAAAACCAGGCGGTGAAGGAAGTGGGCAGCCATTCGATGGCCCGCACCAAGAGCTGGCAGGAGGATGTGCGCAACGGCATGAATGCTCTCATCATGCAGAACGCCGGCAGCTTCGACGGCATCTGGGCATCCTTCGATGGGCAGGCCTTCATCATCGACGATCTCCTGAAGCAGCAGGGCATGCAGAAGGGCGATGTGGTTCTCGTCTCCACAGATGGCGGGCCGGAAACGTTCCGGCGCATCAAGTCGCCCGATTCCATGCTGATGGCGACGGTGGCGATCCCGTTCGAGGCGATGGGCGAGGCGGCTGTCGACGCCATGCAGAAGATCGCGGTCGAAGGTGCGGAGAAGGAAACGATCACCTCCGGCCCCTATCTCTACATGAAAGCCGATCTCGTCGATCAGTCGAACGTCGACAATTTCATCAAGGAGTAG
- the arsC gene encoding arsenate reductase (glutaredoxin) (This arsenate reductase requires both glutathione and glutaredoxin to convert arsenate to arsenite, after which the efflux transporter formed by ArsA and ArsB can extrude the arsenite from the cell, providing resistance.), protein MNVVIHHNPDCGTSRNVLSIIEKAGYRPAVIEYLKEGWTRPQLLALFAAAGLTPREALRTTKSPAEKLGLLDPEVSDEKLLEAMIAHPVLVNRPIVCTTKGVRLCRPSEMVLDLLDRLPPGPLAKEDGELIIDANGRRVA, encoded by the coding sequence ATGAACGTCGTCATTCATCACAATCCCGACTGCGGCACCTCGCGCAATGTTCTGTCGATCATCGAGAAGGCCGGCTACCGGCCGGCCGTCATCGAATATCTCAAAGAGGGCTGGACCCGCCCGCAGCTTCTGGCGCTCTTCGCTGCGGCCGGACTGACCCCGCGCGAAGCACTCAGGACGACGAAATCGCCGGCGGAGAAGCTCGGCCTGCTCGATCCCGAGGTCAGCGACGAGAAGCTCCTGGAGGCGATGATTGCGCATCCTGTTCTGGTCAACCGGCCGATCGTCTGCACGACAAAGGGTGTGCGGCTGTGCCGGCCGAGCGAAATGGTGCTCGACCTTCTCGATCGTCTGCCGCCCGGGCCGCTCGCCAAGGAGGATGGCGAGCTGATCATCGACGCGAACGGGCGCAGGGTCGCGTAA
- a CDS encoding DoxX family protein — translation MTTKDLETIWAPRVLSVVRIVAALLFMEHGTQKLLGFPPADHVTAAFSLGWYAGILEMCGGALLVIGLFTRPVAFVLSGLMAFAYFLAHFPRAFYPVLNGGDAAILFCFLFFYLVFAGPGPWSIDAWRSNKTFLPPRD, via the coding sequence ATGACCACCAAGGATCTTGAGACAATCTGGGCGCCACGCGTCCTCAGTGTCGTGCGCATCGTCGCCGCACTCCTGTTCATGGAGCACGGCACGCAGAAGCTCTTGGGCTTCCCACCGGCCGATCACGTGACGGCGGCCTTCAGCCTCGGCTGGTACGCCGGCATTCTCGAAATGTGCGGGGGCGCGCTCCTCGTCATCGGTCTGTTCACTCGGCCGGTCGCCTTCGTTCTCTCCGGCCTCATGGCCTTCGCCTATTTCCTCGCGCATTTTCCGCGTGCCTTCTATCCCGTGCTGAATGGCGGCGATGCGGCGATCCTCTTCTGTTTCTTGTTCTTCTATCTCGTCTTCGCCGGTCCCGGCCCGTGGAGCATCGACGCCTGGCGCTCGAACAAGACCTTCTTGCCGCCGCGCGACTGA
- a CDS encoding ABC transporter permease has translation MRDFIAKYGTALAGLLVFVFLLVFARNFASSANLLNVLKQTSFLAILATGFTFALLTSELDLSFANLASLAAVVTGGLIAGGTFWGLAVVAGLAVATLGGLVNGFLVTGVKVPSLIATLGTAAIANGLTFMITGGVAFVGRWDPMFLALARGKIFGIPVLVVVMAAVVLSAWFVTRKTRLGTHMLATGEAQEAAHRAGIATRRMKLIGLTLSGFAAGIAAVLLVANLSSASPQMAGDYLLNGIAAVLLGMTMFEPGRPNIAGTFVGALIISVLANGLVLLGAPYYLQDIMLGVIVIASVSVSASVLKKAAFSV, from the coding sequence GTGAGAGATTTCATCGCCAAATACGGGACGGCGCTCGCGGGCCTCCTCGTCTTCGTCTTCCTGCTCGTCTTCGCGCGCAATTTCGCCTCCAGCGCCAATCTGCTGAATGTTCTGAAGCAGACGAGCTTTCTGGCGATCCTTGCCACCGGCTTCACTTTCGCGCTGTTGACCTCCGAGCTCGATCTCTCCTTCGCCAATCTTGCGAGCCTTGCCGCCGTCGTCACCGGCGGCCTCATCGCCGGCGGCACGTTTTGGGGGCTTGCCGTTGTCGCGGGTCTTGCCGTCGCCACCCTGGGCGGCCTGGTGAACGGGTTCCTCGTCACCGGCGTGAAGGTGCCCTCTCTCATTGCCACACTCGGCACGGCCGCGATCGCCAATGGTCTGACGTTCATGATCACCGGCGGCGTGGCCTTTGTCGGGCGCTGGGATCCGATGTTTCTCGCCCTGGCGCGCGGCAAGATCTTCGGCATTCCGGTCCTCGTCGTGGTCATGGCGGCCGTCGTTCTGAGCGCCTGGTTCGTGACGCGCAAGACGCGGCTCGGCACGCATATGCTGGCAACCGGAGAAGCGCAGGAGGCGGCCCATCGTGCCGGCATCGCGACGCGGCGCATGAAGCTGATCGGCCTTACGCTCTCGGGGTTTGCGGCCGGTATTGCGGCCGTTCTTCTCGTCGCCAATCTGAGCTCCGCCTCGCCGCAGATGGCGGGCGATTATCTCTTGAACGGTATCGCCGCGGTGCTTCTCGGCATGACCATGTTCGAGCCTGGACGCCCGAACATTGCCGGCACCTTCGTCGGTGCCCTGATCATTTCGGTGCTTGCCAACGGCCTCGTGCTTCTCGGCGCTCCCTATTACCTGCAAGATATCATGCTGGGCGTCATCGTCATCGCCTCCGTGAGCGTCTCTGCCAGCGTTCTGAAGAAGGCCGCATTTTCCGTATGA
- a CDS encoding ArsR/SmtB family transcription factor translates to MGVSLVLSALAEPTRLAAIQIVWDGGEHCVCELMQRLEATQSRMSRHMGVLKAAGLVVDRRDAQWVRYRRNPDLPQELAAIVDAAMVALDGGSRRAAA, encoded by the coding sequence ATGGGCGTGTCTCTTGTTCTCTCCGCCTTGGCTGAGCCGACGCGGCTTGCCGCCATCCAGATCGTCTGGGACGGCGGGGAGCATTGCGTCTGCGAGCTGATGCAGCGCTTGGAGGCGACGCAATCGCGCATGTCGCGGCATATGGGGGTGCTGAAAGCTGCGGGGCTCGTCGTCGACCGCCGCGATGCGCAATGGGTTCGCTACCGGCGCAATCCGGACCTGCCGCAAGAGCTTGCGGCGATCGTCGATGCGGCCATGGTCGCGCTCGATGGCGGGTCGAGGAGGGCGGCTGCATGA
- a CDS encoding DUF411 domain-containing protein encodes MKTRFLLAGAAFAGMLAVSSVHAEGLPAMTVYKDPSCGCCTAWADKMRTEGFAVEVVPTDDIGAVKQQFGVPDELASCHTAVVGGYVLEGHVPSAMVARLLDEKPMTTGLAVPGMPVGSEGMAMPGMEPDTYPVVSFGASGQSTYARYRGEERLSD; translated from the coding sequence ATGAAAACTCGTTTTCTTCTCGCCGGCGCTGCGTTTGCTGGCATGCTCGCCGTTTCTTCCGTTCATGCGGAAGGACTTCCGGCCATGACCGTCTACAAGGATCCCTCCTGCGGCTGCTGCACGGCCTGGGCGGACAAGATGCGTACCGAGGGCTTTGCCGTCGAAGTCGTCCCGACCGACGATATCGGCGCCGTCAAGCAGCAGTTCGGCGTGCCCGATGAGCTCGCCTCATGCCATACGGCCGTTGTGGGCGGCTACGTCCTGGAAGGTCACGTGCCTTCGGCGATGGTTGCGCGGCTCCTCGATGAAAAGCCCATGACGACCGGTCTCGCCGTGCCGGGCATGCCGGTCGGCTCGGAAGGTATGGCCATGCCCGGCATGGAGCCGGACACCTATCCGGTCGTTTCTTTCGGAGCTTCCGGACAGTCGACCTATGCCCGCTATCGCGGCGAGGAACGCCTGTCGGATTAA
- a CDS encoding SDR family NAD(P)-dependent oxidoreductase, giving the protein MSGKPVVLITGASGGIGRATSSAMQRDGWRIFATDLDDGGKLADLLSEDDAYASADLLDRSAPEALVDACLARFGRIDGLVHCAGTSHVAAFPDQDDEGWERVIDVNLSSAHRVGRAVGRAMRAAGNGGAMVFVSSIAWLSGGANPAYGAAKGGVNTMTFNIAQSLGPDGVRANAVAPGIIATEMVRGAFPGDAFGKLERAASARTPLRRLGRPEDVAEVVAFLMSPRAAFVTGAVIPVTGGLELIPPIGKLADQAG; this is encoded by the coding sequence ATGAGCGGAAAACCCGTCGTTCTCATCACCGGTGCCAGCGGCGGCATCGGTCGTGCGACGTCTTCGGCCATGCAACGCGACGGGTGGCGGATCTTTGCGACCGATCTCGATGACGGTGGCAAGCTCGCCGATCTGTTGAGCGAAGACGACGCCTACGCCTCTGCCGATCTTCTCGACCGGTCGGCGCCGGAGGCTCTGGTCGATGCCTGTCTCGCCCGCTTCGGCCGCATCGACGGGCTCGTGCACTGTGCCGGGACATCGCATGTCGCGGCCTTTCCCGATCAGGACGACGAGGGCTGGGAGAGGGTGATCGACGTCAATCTCTCGAGCGCCCATCGTGTCGGCCGGGCGGTGGGGCGCGCCATGCGTGCTGCCGGAAACGGCGGCGCTATGGTCTTCGTCTCATCGATCGCCTGGCTTTCGGGCGGCGCCAATCCGGCCTATGGCGCGGCCAAGGGAGGCGTCAACACGATGACCTTCAACATCGCCCAGTCCTTGGGGCCGGACGGCGTGCGTGCCAATGCGGTGGCGCCGGGGATCATCGCCACCGAGATGGTGCGTGGGGCTTTCCCGGGCGATGCCTTCGGAAAACTTGAGCGGGCAGCCTCGGCGCGGACGCCTCTGCGCCGTCTCGGTCGGCCTGAGGACGTCGCGGAGGTCGTCGCCTTCCTCATGTCGCCGCGCGCCGCCTTCGTGACGGGCGCCGTCATTCCCGTCACCGGGGGGCTGGAATTGATCCCGCCGATCGGCAAGCTCGCGGACCAGGCCGGGTGA
- a CDS encoding thioredoxin family protein, with protein MKDVKVLGPGCKRCETTEAMVRNAAERLGIEAKVQKVTDYAEIARYGVASTPGIVIDGKLVHAGGLPREDKLEEWLTA; from the coding sequence ATGAAGGATGTGAAAGTGCTCGGTCCCGGCTGCAAGCGCTGCGAGACGACCGAGGCCATGGTGCGCAATGCTGCCGAGAGGCTCGGCATTGAGGCAAAGGTGCAAAAGGTAACGGACTACGCCGAGATCGCTCGATATGGCGTTGCCTCCACTCCGGGCATCGTCATCGACGGCAAGCTTGTCCATGCCGGAGGCCTGCCGCGGGAAGACAAGCTGGAGGAATGGCTGACGGCGTGA
- a CDS encoding ATP-binding cassette domain-containing protein, whose amino-acid sequence MSDILTVRNARKSYGAVKALRGADLSVAAGEVHALCGDNGAGKSTLIKLVSGVERPDEGDIHVRGEKVRLANPHDALAAGIATIHQDLGLAPRMMIYQNIFMGSELEKRVLGIKVLDRAAMIARSQDFLISLNSVMRDMTAKVENLSGGQRQAVAICRALRWKAEIIIMDEPTAALGVRETEEVMKLIRRLKENGVTVILISHNMHDVVAVADRVTILRGGRTEASLSTDGLTSQALSERIMGGE is encoded by the coding sequence ATGAGCGACATCCTCACCGTCCGCAACGCCCGGAAATCCTACGGTGCCGTCAAGGCGCTGCGCGGCGCCGATCTCAGCGTCGCGGCCGGCGAGGTGCACGCACTCTGCGGCGACAATGGCGCCGGAAAATCGACGCTGATCAAACTCGTCTCCGGCGTGGAACGCCCGGATGAGGGCGACATTCACGTCCGCGGCGAAAAGGTGCGGCTTGCAAACCCGCATGACGCGCTCGCGGCCGGCATTGCGACCATCCATCAGGATCTCGGTCTCGCGCCGCGCATGATGATCTATCAGAACATTTTCATGGGCTCCGAGCTCGAGAAGCGGGTCCTCGGCATCAAGGTGCTCGACCGCGCCGCCATGATCGCCCGCTCGCAGGATTTTCTGATCTCGCTAAATTCGGTGATGCGCGACATGACCGCCAAGGTGGAGAACCTGTCTGGCGGGCAACGTCAGGCCGTAGCGATTTGCCGGGCGCTTCGCTGGAAGGCGGAAATCATCATCATGGATGAGCCGACCGCCGCGCTCGGCGTGCGCGAGACGGAAGAGGTGATGAAGCTCATCCGCCGGTTGAAGGAAAACGGCGTCACCGTCATCCTGATCAGCCACAACATGCACGACGTCGTGGCCGTCGCGGACCGGGTGACCATCCTGCGCGGTGGCCGGACCGAAGCATCGCTTTCGACCGACGGCCTGACATCGCAGGCCCTGTCGGAGCGCATCATGGGCGGCGAATGA